From the genome of Amycolatopsis sp. NBC_01488, one region includes:
- a CDS encoding FecCD family ABC transporter permease: MRTDPGGIALTRRPPHTGRALGLLAAVAVLVLLCLLSIWLGSKEISFGAVWRVLWHDDGSADAVIIHSVRMPRTLLAVLVGAGLGLAGTVMQALTRNPLADPGLLGVSAGAAFAIVFSSTVLGISSRYGYIWFAFAGALAATTVVYYLGTRGRAGSSPVKLALAGAAVTALLSSFTSAMVLSDPVALNRYRFWSAGSLSGVDANAVLQVLPFLVIGVVLAIASGPALNSLALGDDVAIALGRRLGPLRLRGALAIMLLTGAAVAVAGPIVFLGLIVPHAVRFVLGPDHRWLLPYTAVLAPCLLLAADILGRVMARPGEIRAGVIVAFVGAPFFIYLVRRRKLVES, translated from the coding sequence GTGCGAACAGACCCCGGAGGGATCGCTCTCACGCGACGCCCGCCACACACGGGCCGCGCGCTGGGTCTCCTGGCCGCCGTCGCCGTCCTGGTCCTCCTGTGCCTGCTGAGCATCTGGCTCGGCTCCAAGGAGATTTCGTTCGGCGCCGTCTGGCGGGTGCTGTGGCACGACGACGGCTCGGCGGACGCGGTGATCATCCACAGTGTCCGGATGCCGCGGACGCTGCTCGCCGTCCTCGTCGGCGCCGGGCTCGGGCTCGCCGGCACGGTGATGCAGGCGCTGACCCGCAATCCCCTCGCCGACCCGGGCCTGCTCGGCGTCAGCGCCGGCGCCGCGTTCGCGATCGTGTTCTCGAGCACCGTGCTGGGGATCAGTTCCCGCTACGGCTACATCTGGTTCGCCTTCGCCGGCGCGCTCGCCGCGACGACCGTCGTCTACTACCTGGGCACGCGCGGGCGGGCCGGGTCGAGCCCGGTCAAGCTGGCGCTCGCCGGCGCCGCGGTCACGGCGTTGCTTTCTTCGTTCACCAGCGCGATGGTCCTGTCGGATCCGGTGGCGCTCAACCGCTACCGCTTCTGGTCGGCCGGCTCACTGTCCGGAGTGGACGCGAACGCGGTGCTCCAGGTCCTGCCGTTCCTGGTCATCGGCGTCGTGCTGGCGATCGCGAGCGGCCCGGCTCTCAACAGCCTCGCCCTCGGCGACGACGTGGCGATCGCGCTCGGCCGCAGGCTCGGCCCGCTGCGGCTGCGCGGGGCGCTGGCGATCATGCTGCTGACCGGGGCCGCCGTCGCCGTCGCCGGGCCGATCGTGTTCCTCGGCCTGATCGTCCCGCACGCGGTGCGGTTCGTGCTCGGCCCCGACCACCGCTGGCTGCTGCCCTACACCGCCGTGCTCGCCCCGTGCCTGCTGCTCGCCGCGGACATCCTCGGCCGCGTCATGGCGCGGCCGGGCGAGATCCGCGCGGGCGTGATCGTCGCGTTCGTCGGCGCGCCGTTCTTCATCTACCTGGTCCGCCGCCGCAAGCTCGTGGAGTCCTGA